One Gloeothece verrucosa PCC 7822 DNA window includes the following coding sequences:
- a CDS encoding DUF4346 domain-containing protein → MSQLAEIITTIDNQLSNRHIDLDPGGYFIIYLDRESGLICAKHFTNIINEQGLAVDPETGKVIPAKGKVARTAETLYTARTAKELCVKIFEETQPSPVTMFDHAAYLGREFVRAELALINGQEYVQD, encoded by the coding sequence ATGAGTCAATTAGCCGAAATAATTACAACGATTGATAACCAATTGTCTAACCGTCATATAGACCTAGATCCCGGCGGATATTTTATTATTTATTTGGATCGAGAAAGCGGCTTAATTTGTGCTAAACATTTTACGAATATCATTAATGAGCAAGGATTAGCAGTAGACCCAGAAACGGGTAAGGTGATTCCCGCTAAGGGAAAAGTAGCAAGAACTGCCGAGACTTTATATACCGCTAGAACAGCTAAAGAACTTTGTGTCAAAATTTTTGAGGAAACTCAACCGAGCCCGGTCACAATGTTCGATCATGCGGCTTATTTAGGTCGGGAATTTGTTAGGGCAGAGTTGGCTTTGATTAATGGACAAGAGTATGTTCAAGATTGA
- a CDS encoding DUF1818 family protein: MKERLLKEGKGWRLGWNPQGEIYKGLVGSEEWAIELTEAELNDFCRLLNQLAETMEEMKQQLMDSEKIACEAESDLLWMEVEGFPHAYSLRLILHQHRRFEGNWAAESVADLVKATQFLKVF; encoded by the coding sequence ATGAAAGAACGTTTGCTCAAAGAAGGTAAAGGTTGGCGACTAGGGTGGAACCCACAAGGAGAAATCTACAAAGGTTTAGTAGGAAGCGAAGAATGGGCGATTGAACTAACAGAAGCCGAATTAAATGATTTTTGCCGCTTGTTAAATCAATTAGCCGAAACGATGGAAGAGATGAAACAGCAGTTAATGGACTCTGAAAAGATTGCCTGTGAAGCTGAAAGTGATTTACTCTGGATGGAAGTAGAAGGCTTTCCTCATGCTTATTCTTTGCGTTTAATTCTCCATCAACATCGCCGTTTTGAAGGAAATTGGGCAGCCGAATCTGTCGCAGACTTGGTTAAAGCAACCCAGTTTTTAAAAGTGTTTTGA